The following is a genomic window from Streptomyces sp. BHT-5-2.
GGAGGGGAAAGCGAACATTCCTGAGAGCCTTCGCGACACCCTCCACGGAGTAAGTGAGGCCATGCAAGAGGATCCGTACACGCTATGAGGCAGGAACCACAGGAACCAACTGCCGGCGGCGCCCGAGCATGACCCTGCGACGGCTGCGTTCTCCGGCGTTGAACTGATAGCCCCACCCGGGCCCCAGGCCCAACGCCCCCCTCCGGCACGGAGGATGGCCGTTGGGACTGGGCCGACCGCAGATGGCCACGGTCCCCGCCTCGCCGCTCACTCCCCGGGCTCACTCCTCCGGCGGGAACACCGGCTCGTCGCCGTCCACCGTGGTGATCGTGATCGCCTCCACCGGGCAGCCCTCGGCGGCCGCCAGGACGGTGTCCACGGGCTCGGTCTCCGGTTCGACGGGGTGCGACTGCCGCGCCGTGTCCAGGCGGAACCGCTCCGGCGCGGTCCCGGCGCACAGGCCCGAGCCGATGCAGACGCCCCGGTCCACCGTCACCCGCCAGCGCTCCGGCTCCGCCATCAGGCACCCGCCGGCAGGTGGATCATCTTGTGCTCCAGGTATTCGGCGAACCCCTCGGGGCCGAACTCCCGCCCGATGCCGGAGTTCTTGTAGCCGCCGAACGGTCCGAGCATGTCGATGCTGAAGGTGTTCACCGAGTACGTGCCAGTGCGCACCCGCCGGGCGATGTCGATGCCGTGCTCGACGTCGGCCGTCCACACCGACCCCGACAGCCCGTACTCGGAGTCGTCGGCGATCCGCACCGCCTCCTCCTCGTCCCCGTACGGGAGCAGGCAGATCACCGGGCCGAAGATCTCCTCCCGGGCGATCCGCATGCCGTTGTCGACGTCGCCGAAGAGCGTCGGCTCGACGTACCAGCCGGTCGGCTGCCCCGTCGGACGGCCGCCGCCCGCCAGGACCTTGGCGCCCTCCTGCTGCCCCAGCGCGATGTAGTCCAGCGAACGCTGCTGCTGGCGGCGGGCGACCAGCGGTCCGAGCTCGGTGGCCGGATCCAGCGGGTCGCCGACGGTCAGTGCGCCCGCCGCCGCGGCGAACCGCTCGGCGATCTCGTCGTAACGGCTGCGCGGGGCGAGGATCCGGGTCTGCGCCACGCACGCCTGCCCGTTGATCATCCAGGCGAACGGAGCGATCCCGGCCACCGCCGCGTCCAGGTCCGCGTCCGGCAGGATCACCGCCGCGGACTTGCCGCCCAGTTCCAGGGTGACCCGGCTGAGGTTGCGCGCGGCGACCTCCATGACCCGCCTGCCGGCCGCCACCGACCCGGTGAACGAGACCTTGTCCACGCCCGGGTGCCCGACCAGGTACTCGCTCACCTCCCGGTCGGCCGGCAGGATCGACAGCACCCCCTCCGGCAGCCCGGCCCCGGTCACGATCTCCGCCAGCAGATACGCGTCCAGCGGCGTCTCTGGCGAGACCTTCAGCACCACCGAGCACCCGGCCAGCAGGGCCGGCGCGAGCTTGGCGGCGGCGGTGAACTGCGGGACGTTCCACGGCACCACGGCCGCCACCACGCCCACCGGTTCCCGGCGCACCAGCAGCGGTCCCAGCGCCCCGGCCCGGCGCTCCTCGAACGGGAAGTCCCGGGCCACCGTGAGCGCCGCGTCCCACACCATCATCGCGGCCAGCGACTGGACCATGACGCCCGAGGTGACCGGCGTCCCGTTCTGCGCTCCGATGACCCGGGCGAACTCCTCGCTGCGCACCGCGAAGGCGTCCTTGATCCGGCTCACCACCGCGATCCGCTCCGCCAGCGGGGCATCGGCCCACACACCGGACGCGAAGGAGGCGCGGGCCGCGGCCACCGCCCGGTCGACGTCGGCCCGCGCGGCGTGCGGGACCCGGCCGATGACCCGTTCGGTGTGCGGCGAGACGACCTCGATCGTGTCCGGACCGGCCGGGTCGACCAACTCACCGCCTATGTAGAGCTTTCCGTGTTCGACGAGGTCGCTCATGCTGCCGCCTCCCGACGGTCTCGACGGATGACGCTCTCGACGGACGACGTCGCCGGCCGTTCGTATCTGACGAACTGTCAGGAGACGCCTCCCAGAACTGATACCAGTTCCACTCCGCGGAGTCCACGCCCGGCGGCCGAATTCCAACTCCCCTTCCGGCGAAGTGCGTTCACCTCGCATTGAAACTCGTTCTAGTTATAGTTGAGGCCACGACGGCACCGGAGGGGGCGGGATCCATGGCACCGCAGGTGATCGACCACAGGGGCGGAGTGTGGAGCATCGCCGTCCCCATCCCCGACAACCCGCTCGGCCACACCCTCGTCCACCTCCTGGAGACCGACCGCGGCCCGGTCCTCGTCGACACCGGCTGGGACGACCCCGGCTCCTGGGACACCCTCACCGCCGGCATCACCGCCTGCGGCTTCGGCCCCGCCGATCTCCACGGCGTGGTGCTCACCCACCACCACCCCGACCACCACGGCCTGTCCGCCAAGGTGCGGGAGACCTCCGGCGCCTGGATCGCCATGCACGACGCGGACGCCGCGGTGGTCCGGCGCACCCGCGAGGCGGAGCCCGGCCGGTGGCTGGACCATCTGCTCGCCACACTCACCGCGGCCGGGGCACCGGACGGCCACCTGGAGCCACTGCGGGCCGCCCGCGCCGCCGGACGCGGCGGACGCCCGCCCGGCCGCCGGGCCGCACTGCCCGACCGCGGCATCGAACCCGGCGAGCTCCTCGACCTACCCGGCCGCCGCCTGCGCGCGATCTGGACGCCGGGCCACACCCCCGGCCACGTCTGCCTCCACCTGGAGGAGGCCCACCCCGCGCTCGCGGACCGCCCCCGCCCGGACGCCGCCCGCCCGGCCGGCTTCGGCCGGCTCTTCTCCGGCGACCACCTCCTCCCCGGCATCACCCCGCACATCGGCCTGTACGAGGACCCCGACGACATCGCCCCCGACCTGCTCGACCGGGGCGATCCGCTCGGCGACTACCTCGACTCGCTCGAACGGATCGCCCGGCTCGCTCCGGCGGAGGTGCTGCCGGCCCACCAGCACGCCTTCCCCGACGCCGCGGGCCGCGTCCAGGAACTGATCGCCCACCACGAGGAGCGCCTCGCCGGCCTGCGCGCGCTGCTGCGCGAGCCGCTCACCTCCTGGCAGCTCGCCGCGTCGATGCGGTGGAACCGCCCCTGGGGCGACATCCCGCCCGCCTCCCGCACCATCGCGGTCTCCGAGGCCGAGGCGCACCTACGGCACCTGGTCAAGCGCGGGCATGTGGAGGTGGTGGCCGGCTCGGATCCGGTCCGGTACATGGCGGTTTAGGGGGTCTATCGAGTGGTCCCGGTCGGTTCGCCGGTCGGTTCGCCAGCTGGTTTGCCGGTTGGTCCGTCGGTCGGTTCGCCGGTCGGATTCTCGTGACGGCGGTCACCCGTCGGCGGGCCGTGGCGGTCGCGTCCGCGAACGCGACCGCGAGGCGGTGCGTTGCCCCTCCGGAGTTAAAGTGTGCGGGACAACTTCATCCCGTACCCGATCGGGGAAAGCCGGTGGAAATCCGGCGCTGCCCCTCCCCCGAGCTCTCGACTTCGCTCGTGCCCGGGGGCACCCCCATCCGTGACTCCGGCCGCCCGGCGCGACCGGACGAGCCGGAGCACCCGGTAGGGCACGACCAAGGCTCCCGCCACCGGAACCGCCGCCCCGCGGACGGCCGGTGCGCGGCACCGTCGAGGTCTACGGAGCTGAGCCCGGTGCCACCGTGCCGCACGCCGCGCGTGCTGCACGGGCGGTCGCCCGGGCCCGGATCGGCTTCGTAGCCCGCCGCGACCCGACCGACCCGAGAGGCACCCACCCGATGGCCCGTATGGCCCCCACGGCTCCCCAGGCCACCGCGCCGCAGCCGCACTCCGCCGCCCCCCGGGCGCGCCGCGCCGCCACGGCGCTGGCCGCCGCGGCGACCGCCGCCGTGCTGGCCGGCGCCGCGGCCCCCGTCGCGTACGCCGACGGCCCGGCGGCTCCGCAGCCCTCGCAGCAGAAGCTGCCCAAGGGCCTGTACGGCGCCAAGGACCCGCAGTACGACGGCGTGTGGCGGCAGTCGCTGGCGCTGCTGGCGCAGCACACGGTGGGGGTCCGCCCGGCAACGTCCGCGGTGGACTGGCTGGCGGGGCAGCAGTGCGCCGACGGGGCGTTCGCCGCGTACCGGCCGGAGCCCGGCAAGGCGTGCGACGCGGCCACGATGCGGGACACCAACCAGACCGCCGCCGCGATCCAGGCGCTGACCGCGCTCGGCGGGCACGGCGACACCGTGCAGAAGGCCGTGCAGTGGCTGAAGTCCGTCCAGCACGAGGACGGCGGCTGGAGCTCGATGCCCGGTGGGCAGGGCGGCGAGGAGAGCGACGCCAACTCCACCGCGGTGGTGATCGGCGCGCTCGCCGCGGCCGGTGAGAAGCCGGAGTCGGTGACGGCGAAGGGCGGCAAGTCGCCGTACGACGCGCTGCTGACGTTCCGGCTCGGGTGCGATGCGAAGGAGGCCGAGCGCGGGGCGTTCACCTTCCAGCTGAAGAACTCCGCGCCGAACGCCGACGCGACCGCGGCCGCCGTCACCGGGGCCCTGGGCCAGGGCTTCGTCGTGGCGCCGGCGGGCAAGGCCGCGAACCGGCCGGTCAAGGCGCCGGACTGCGCGAAGGACGCGATGCGGGGCAGCGGCGCGGACGCCCGGGCGGCGGCCGCGGACGGCGGCGCGAACTGGCTCGTCGGGCAGTTGGACGCCGGCGGGCAGCATCTGCGGTCCGCGATGCCGGGCGCCGAGCAGCAGCCCGACGTCGGCAACACCGCGGACACGGTGGTCGCGCTGGCAGCCGGCGGGCACGGCGCGGCCGCCCAGAAGCCGTTGGCGTGGCTGGAGAAGAACGCCGGGGCCTGGGCGAAGCAGAACGGCCCGGCCGCGTACGCCCAGTTGATCCTCGCCGCGCACGCCACCGGCACCGACCCGCGGGCGTTCGGCGGCACCGACCTGGTGAGCGCGCTCGACGCGACCGGGCCCGCGCCGGCCGCGACCGCCGCGCCGTCGCCGGCGGCGGAGCAGGACACCTCGGACGGGGGCGGCTTCGGCCCGTGGTGGGTGATCGGTGTCGGGCTGGCCATCGGCGCCGGCATCGGCTTCCTGATCAGCGGCCGCAACAAGAACAAGAACGCGCTGTGAGCAGGCTGCGGCACGGTTGGACCCGGCGGGCCGCCGGCGGGCTGCTGCTGGCGGGGGCGGTGGCCGGTCTGGGGGCCGGGCCCGCCCAGGCGCAGCAGTACCGCTACTGGTCCTTCTGGGACGGCGGTGCCCCGGCCGCCGGTGGCAAGAAGACCGCGTGGGCGTACGCGACGGAGGGGCCCGGCACCGCACGGCCGGCCGACGGGGCCGTGGTGGGCTTCCGCTTCTCGGTGAGCGCGGACTCCGTCAAGGCGGCCGGCCCGCGCACCGCCCCTGACTTCGCCGCGCTCTGCGGTACGACCCCGGCCCGGTCCGGGGACAAGCGGATCGGCGTGGTGATCGACTTCGGCACCGCGGCGGACGCCCCGCCCGGTGAGCGTCCGCCGGCCGGGCGCACCGGCTGTGCCCGGGTGCCCGCGGACGCCTCGGCGGGCGAGGCGCTGGCGGCGGTCGCCAAGCCGCTGCGCTACGACGCCGATGCGCTGCTGTGCGGGATCGCGGGCTATCCGCGGTCCGGTTGCGCGGAGCAGGTGGACGGGAGCGGGGCGCAGCCGAAGACCACGGCGACGGCCGAACGCGGTGCCGGCGGTGCCGCGGGCGGGGACGACGACGGGGGGCCGTCGGCCGGTGTCCTCGGCGGTATCGGGGCCGTGGTGGTGCTGGGCGCGGCCGGCGTGTGGCAGGCGCGCCGGCGGCGCGGATGAGGGCCCCGCGCGCCACCCGCAGTACCGCGTTGCACGCGGGCGCCTGGTGGGTGTGGGCGCTCGGCCTGGCGACCGCGGCGTCCCGGACCACCAATCCGCTGCTCCTGGGGCTGCTGGTGGGAGTGGCCGGCTATGTCGTGGCGGCACGCCGGACCGATGCGCCGTGGGCCCGGTCGTACAGCGCGTTCGTCAAGCTCGGGCTGGTGGTGCTGGGCATCCGGCTGGTCTTCGCTTTCGTGCTGGGTTCGCCGATCCCCGGTACCCACACCCTGGTGACGCTGCCCGAACTCCCGCTTCCCGACTGGGCGAAGGGGGTCCGGGTGGGCGGCCGGGTGACCGCGGAGGGCATGGTCTTCGCGCTGTACGACGGGTTGAAGCTGGCCACGCTGCTGATCTGTGTGGGCGCCGCCAACGCGCTGGCCAATCCTGCCCGGTTGCTGAAGTCGCTGCCCGGTGCGCTGTACGAGGCCGGAGTGGCGGTGGTGGTCGCGATGACCTTCGCGCCGAACCTGGTGGCGGACGTACAGCGGCTGCGGGCGGCCCGCCGGCTGCGCGGCCGCCCGGACCGCGGGGTCGCGGCGCTGCTACAGGTGGGACTGCCGGTGCTGGAGGGCGCGTTGGAGCGGTCGGTGGCGCTGGCCGCGGCCATGGACGCCCGCGGCTACGGGCGGACGGCCCAGGTGCCGCCCGCCGTGCGGCGGTTGACGTCGGTGCTGACCCTGGGCGGGCTGCTCGGGGTGTGCGCGGGGACGTACGGGCTGCTGGGCGATTCCGGGGGCGGCTACGGGCTGCCGCTGCTGGCGGTCGGTCTGGTGGCCGCGCTGGCCGGGCTGTGGCTGGGTGGCCGCCGGTCGGTGCGGACGCGCTACCGGCCCGAGGCGTGGGGCGTCCGGGCCTGGCTGGTGTCCGGTTCGGGGGTCGCGGTCGCGGCGCTGATGATCGCGGCGAACGGCTGTGCGCCGGGGGCCCTGCATCCGCCGGCGGTGCCGCTGACGGCGCCGGTGCTGCCGCTGTGGCCGGCGCTTTCGCTGCTGGTGGGGTTGGTGCCGGCGGTGGTGGCGCCGGCACCGGGGCCCACGCGGGGCGGAGCCCGCGGTCCGGGCCGGACGGCCGGCTCGGCGGCGTCTTCTTCGGCTTCGGCGTCTTCTTCGGCTTCGGCGTCTTCGCCACCGTCGTCTTCATCGGCTTCCTCTCCCCCTAACGCCCATGGCACCTCTGGAACCTCTCCCACCTCGCGTAGCTCTCCTCTCTCCCGTCCCTCCGATTCCGACCCGTGCACGAAGGAGTCCGCCCAGTGATCCGCTTCGAGGAGGTCTCGGTCACCTATGGGGACGCCGCCGCGCCGGCCGTCCAGGGGGTCGACCTGACCGTGCCCGAGGGGGAGCTGTGCCTCCTCGTCGGCCCGTCCGGGGTCGGCAAGTCGACGCTGCTGAACGCCGTGAGCGGGCTGGTGCCGCACTTCACCGGTGGCACCCTGCACGGCCGGGTGACCGTCGGCGGGCGGGACACCCGCATCCATCCGCCGCGTGAACTGGCCGATGTGGTCGGGACGGTGGGCCAGGACCCGCTGGCGCACTTCGTCACCGACACCGTCGAGGACGAACTGGCCTACGGCATGGAGTCGCTGGGGCTCGCCCCGGACGTGATGCGCCGCCGGGTCGAGGAGACCCTGGACCTGCTGGGCCTGGCCGAGCTGCGGGACCGTGCCGTCCGCACGCTGTCCGGCGGGCAGATGCAGCGGGTGGCGATCGGTTCGGTGCTGACGACCCACCCCAAGGTCCTGGTGCTGGACGAGCCGACGTCGGCGCTGGACCCGGGGGCCGCCGAGGAGGTGCTGGCGGTGCTGCAGCGGCTGGTGCACGACCTGGGGACGACGGTGCTGATGGCCGAGCACCGGCTGGAGCGGGTGGTGCAGTACGCGGACCAGGTGATCCTGCTGCCGGGGCCCGGTGCGGCCCCGGTGATGGGCGATCCGGCCGGCATGATGGCCGCTTCGCCGGTGCGGCCGCCGGTGGTCGAACTGGGCCGGCTGGCCGGCTGGGCACCGCTGCCGCTGACGGTGCGGGACGCCCGCCGGAAGGCGGCCGGGCTGCGGGACCGGCTGTCGGCGCTGGCCGCACCGTCTCCCGGACCGGTGGCGGGACCGGGAGGCCGGCCGGGAGCCGGGCCGGGCGAGGACTCCGGCGACGGACCGGGGGCGGACACCGAGCCGGTCGCCGCGGTCGCGGGGCTCGGCGTCCACCGGGACCGCACTCCGGTGCTGCACGGCGTCGGGCTGACCGTCCGGCCCGGCGAGACCGTCGCCCTGATGGGACGGAACGGTGCCGGCAAGTCGACACTGCTGCGCACGCTGGTCGGGATGCATCCGCCGTCGGCGGGCTCGGTGCGGGTCGGGGGCGCCGTCCCGCACAAGGCGCGGCCGCGGGAGCTGCTGCGCCGGGTCGGCCTGGTGCCGCAGGAGCCGCGCGACCTGCTGTCCGCGGACACCGTGGCGGCGGAGTGCGCCGCGGCTGACCGGGACGCGGACGCACCGGCCGGGAGCTGCCGGGAGCTGGTCACGCGACTGCTGCCCGGGGTGCCGGATGCGGCCCATCCGCGGGATCTGTCCGAGGGACAGCGGCTGACCCTGGCGCTGGCGGTGGTGCTGACCGCCCGGCCGCCGCTGCTGCTGCTCGACGAGCCCACCCGGGGCCTGGACTACGCGGCCAAGGCGCGGCTGGTCGAGGTCGTCCGGGGGCTGGCCGCCGAGGGGCAGGCGTGCGTGCTGGCCACGCACGATGTGGAGCTGGCCGCCGAACTCGCGCACCGGGTGGTGATCCTGGCGGACGGGGAGGTCGTCGCGGACGGTCCGACCGAGGACGTGGTGGTCTCCTCCCCCGCGTTCGCCCCGCAGGTCGCCAAGGTGCTGGCGCCGCTGCCGTGGCTGACCGTCGCCCAAGTGGCCCGTTCCCTGGAAGGGGCGTCGGCGTGACGGCACCGGAGCGGCGGGTGCGTGCGGTGCGGCTCGGGCCGCGGTCGGTCGCCGCGCTGTGTCTGGTGTCGGCGATCGGCGTGGTGGCCTTCGGCTGGCCGTTGCTGGCCGGTTCCGCTTCCGGGCTCGCGCATTCGCAGGACGCTCCGTGGCTGTTCGCCGCGCTGTTGCCGCTGCTGCTGGCGGTGGTGGTGGCCACCATCGCCGACAGCGGCCTGGATGCCAAGGCGATCGCGATGCTCGGGGTGCTGGCCGCGGCGGGTGCGGCGTTGCGGCCGCTGGGTGCGGGGACCGCGGGGATCGAGCCGATGTTCTTCCTGATGGTGTTGTCGGGGCGGGTGCTGGGGCCGGGCTTCGGTTTTGTGCTGGGGTCGGTGGCGATGTTCGCCTCGGCGCTGCTGACGGGCGGGGTCGGACCATGGATGCCGTTCCAGATGCTGTCGATGG
Proteins encoded in this region:
- a CDS encoding ferredoxin, whose amino-acid sequence is MAEPERWRVTVDRGVCIGSGLCAGTAPERFRLDTARQSHPVEPETEPVDTVLAAAEGCPVEAITITTVDGDEPVFPPEE
- a CDS encoding energy-coupling factor transporter transmembrane protein EcfT; the protein is MRAPRATRSTALHAGAWWVWALGLATAASRTTNPLLLGLLVGVAGYVVAARRTDAPWARSYSAFVKLGLVVLGIRLVFAFVLGSPIPGTHTLVTLPELPLPDWAKGVRVGGRVTAEGMVFALYDGLKLATLLICVGAANALANPARLLKSLPGALYEAGVAVVVAMTFAPNLVADVQRLRAARRLRGRPDRGVAALLQVGLPVLEGALERSVALAAAMDARGYGRTAQVPPAVRRLTSVLTLGGLLGVCAGTYGLLGDSGGGYGLPLLAVGLVAALAGLWLGGRRSVRTRYRPEAWGVRAWLVSGSGVAVAALMIAANGCAPGALHPPAVPLTAPVLPLWPALSLLVGLVPAVVAPAPGPTRGGARGPGRTAGSAASSSASASSSASASSPPSSSSASSPPNAHGTSGTSPTSRSSPLSRPSDSDPCTKESAQ
- a CDS encoding MBL fold metallo-hydrolase; this translates as MAPQVIDHRGGVWSIAVPIPDNPLGHTLVHLLETDRGPVLVDTGWDDPGSWDTLTAGITACGFGPADLHGVVLTHHHPDHHGLSAKVRETSGAWIAMHDADAAVVRRTREAEPGRWLDHLLATLTAAGAPDGHLEPLRAARAAGRGGRPPGRRAALPDRGIEPGELLDLPGRRLRAIWTPGHTPGHVCLHLEEAHPALADRPRPDAARPAGFGRLFSGDHLLPGITPHIGLYEDPDDIAPDLLDRGDPLGDYLDSLERIARLAPAEVLPAHQHAFPDAAGRVQELIAHHEERLAGLRALLREPLTSWQLAASMRWNRPWGDIPPASRTIAVSEAEAHLRHLVKRGHVEVVAGSDPVRYMAV
- a CDS encoding ECF transporter S component, producing MTAPERRVRAVRLGPRSVAALCLVSAIGVVAFGWPLLAGSASGLAHSQDAPWLFAALLPLLLAVVVATIADSGLDAKAIAMLGVLAAAGAALRPLGAGTAGIEPMFFLMVLSGRVLGPGFGFVLGSVAMFASALLTGGVGPWMPFQMLSMGWVSMGAGLLPGTMGVPPDRAESRARGRLRGRRELLLLAGYGAVASVGYGLVMNLQGWPYIGGLASGVSFVPGDPLSANLARYLAYCLATSLGWDLPRAVVTVVLTLTLGGTVLKALRRATRRAAFEAPVAFVDAAGPAGRS
- a CDS encoding prenyltransferase/squalene oxidase repeat-containing protein, which encodes MAPTAPQATAPQPHSAAPRARRAATALAAAATAAVLAGAAAPVAYADGPAAPQPSQQKLPKGLYGAKDPQYDGVWRQSLALLAQHTVGVRPATSAVDWLAGQQCADGAFAAYRPEPGKACDAATMRDTNQTAAAIQALTALGGHGDTVQKAVQWLKSVQHEDGGWSSMPGGQGGEESDANSTAVVIGALAAAGEKPESVTAKGGKSPYDALLTFRLGCDAKEAERGAFTFQLKNSAPNADATAAAVTGALGQGFVVAPAGKAANRPVKAPDCAKDAMRGSGADARAAAADGGANWLVGQLDAGGQHLRSAMPGAEQQPDVGNTADTVVALAAGGHGAAAQKPLAWLEKNAGAWAKQNGPAAYAQLILAAHATGTDPRAFGGTDLVSALDATGPAPAATAAPSPAAEQDTSDGGGFGPWWVIGVGLAIGAGIGFLISGRNKNKNAL
- a CDS encoding SCO2322 family protein: MSRLRHGWTRRAAGGLLLAGAVAGLGAGPAQAQQYRYWSFWDGGAPAAGGKKTAWAYATEGPGTARPADGAVVGFRFSVSADSVKAAGPRTAPDFAALCGTTPARSGDKRIGVVIDFGTAADAPPGERPPAGRTGCARVPADASAGEALAAVAKPLRYDADALLCGIAGYPRSGCAEQVDGSGAQPKTTATAERGAGGAAGGDDDGGPSAGVLGGIGAVVVLGAAGVWQARRRRG
- a CDS encoding ABC transporter ATP-binding protein codes for the protein MIRFEEVSVTYGDAAAPAVQGVDLTVPEGELCLLVGPSGVGKSTLLNAVSGLVPHFTGGTLHGRVTVGGRDTRIHPPRELADVVGTVGQDPLAHFVTDTVEDELAYGMESLGLAPDVMRRRVEETLDLLGLAELRDRAVRTLSGGQMQRVAIGSVLTTHPKVLVLDEPTSALDPGAAEEVLAVLQRLVHDLGTTVLMAEHRLERVVQYADQVILLPGPGAAPVMGDPAGMMAASPVRPPVVELGRLAGWAPLPLTVRDARRKAAGLRDRLSALAAPSPGPVAGPGGRPGAGPGEDSGDGPGADTEPVAAVAGLGVHRDRTPVLHGVGLTVRPGETVALMGRNGAGKSTLLRTLVGMHPPSAGSVRVGGAVPHKARPRELLRRVGLVPQEPRDLLSADTVAAECAAADRDADAPAGSCRELVTRLLPGVPDAAHPRDLSEGQRLTLALAVVLTARPPLLLLDEPTRGLDYAAKARLVEVVRGLAAEGQACVLATHDVELAAELAHRVVILADGEVVADGPTEDVVVSSPAFAPQVAKVLAPLPWLTVAQVARSLEGASA
- a CDS encoding aldehyde dehydrogenase; its protein translation is MSDLVEHGKLYIGGELVDPAGPDTIEVVSPHTERVIGRVPHAARADVDRAVAAARASFASGVWADAPLAERIAVVSRIKDAFAVRSEEFARVIGAQNGTPVTSGVMVQSLAAMMVWDAALTVARDFPFEERRAGALGPLLVRREPVGVVAAVVPWNVPQFTAAAKLAPALLAGCSVVLKVSPETPLDAYLLAEIVTGAGLPEGVLSILPADREVSEYLVGHPGVDKVSFTGSVAAGRRVMEVAARNLSRVTLELGGKSAAVILPDADLDAAVAGIAPFAWMINGQACVAQTRILAPRSRYDEIAERFAAAAGALTVGDPLDPATELGPLVARRQQQRSLDYIALGQQEGAKVLAGGGRPTGQPTGWYVEPTLFGDVDNGMRIAREEIFGPVICLLPYGDEEEAVRIADDSEYGLSGSVWTADVEHGIDIARRVRTGTYSVNTFSIDMLGPFGGYKNSGIGREFGPEGFAEYLEHKMIHLPAGA